In Chryseobacterium lactis, a single genomic region encodes these proteins:
- a CDS encoding cupin domain-containing protein translates to MIMETFNTNIFPKGEKAPSDYFSGGTARVQIIKPNEDELNCQIGNVIFEPGCRNNWHSHGGGQILIVTSGKGFYQEKGQPAKILHPGDVVNILPNVIHWHGASPDSEFTHIAINPNTQNGIVEWLEPVTDEEYNAL, encoded by the coding sequence ATGATTATGGAAACTTTTAATACGAACATTTTTCCGAAAGGAGAAAAAGCTCCTTCTGATTATTTTTCAGGAGGAACAGCCAGGGTTCAAATTATTAAACCCAATGAAGACGAGCTGAACTGCCAGATCGGAAATGTCATCTTTGAGCCGGGATGCAGAAATAACTGGCATTCTCATGGCGGTGGACAGATTTTAATTGTAACTTCAGGAAAAGGATTTTATCAGGAAAAAGGTCAGCCAGCAAAGATATTACATCCGGGAGATGTGGTGAATATTCTTCCTAATGTCATCCATTGGCACGGTGCTAGTCCGGACAGTGAATTCACTCATATTGCAATCAATCCGAATACACAAAACGGAATTGTAGAATGGCTGGAGCCTGTAACAGACGAGGAATACAATGCATTATAA
- a CDS encoding NAD(P)-dependent alcohol dehydrogenase, giving the protein MSTITVKAYGAESTTADLKEMSIARREATPKDIEIEILYCGVCHSDLHTAKNDWGVTLYPTVPGHEIVGRITNVGSDVSKFKVGDLAAVGCIVDSCGHCDSCKKDLEQYCLNGFTGTYNGNDRHLGGHTFGGYSEKVVVDESFVLRVPENLDLAAVAPLLCAGITTWSPLRHWNVGPDSKVAVVGLGGLGHMAIKLAKGLGAEVTLFSRTPGKTEDAKQLGADHVVISTDDEHMNSVKGKFDVIIDTVPYVHDVNPYVATLNISGTLVLVGYLGGLEPILDTVPMIMGRRSVAASLIGGIAETQEMLDFCGENNIVSEIEIIKMQEINEAYERMLKSDVRYRFVIDMKSL; this is encoded by the coding sequence ATGAGCACAATTACAGTAAAAGCTTACGGTGCAGAATCTACTACGGCAGATTTAAAAGAAATGAGTATTGCAAGAAGAGAAGCAACTCCAAAAGATATAGAGATTGAGATCTTATATTGTGGGGTATGTCACTCTGATCTTCACACTGCAAAAAACGACTGGGGCGTTACACTGTATCCAACAGTTCCGGGACACGAAATTGTGGGCAGAATTACCAATGTAGGGAGTGATGTTTCAAAATTCAAAGTTGGAGACCTTGCCGCCGTTGGATGTATTGTAGATTCCTGCGGACACTGCGATAGTTGTAAAAAGGATCTGGAGCAGTATTGTCTGAACGGATTTACCGGAACCTATAATGGAAACGACAGGCATTTGGGAGGACATACTTTTGGAGGATATTCTGAAAAAGTAGTGGTAGATGAAAGTTTTGTTCTAAGAGTTCCTGAGAACTTAGATTTAGCTGCTGTAGCACCACTTCTTTGTGCAGGTATTACTACATGGTCTCCATTAAGACACTGGAATGTAGGTCCTGATTCTAAAGTCGCTGTTGTAGGATTAGGTGGATTGGGTCATATGGCTATAAAACTGGCAAAAGGCCTTGGTGCTGAGGTTACTTTATTCTCAAGAACTCCGGGGAAAACAGAAGATGCAAAGCAGTTGGGTGCAGACCATGTGGTTATTTCTACGGATGATGAGCACATGAATTCTGTAAAAGGAAAATTCGATGTAATTATTGATACTGTTCCTTATGTACATGATGTAAATCCTTACGTTGCTACTTTAAATATTAGCGGAACTCTTGTTTTAGTAGGATATCTGGGAGGTCTGGAGCCTATTTTAGATACGGTTCCTATGATTATGGGAAGAAGATCTGTTGCCGCTTCTTTAATCGGAGGTATTGCTGAGACTCAGGAAATGCTGGATTTCTGCGGTGAGAACAATATTGTTTCTGAAATTGAGATTATCAAAATGCAGGAAATTAATGAAGCCTATGAAAGAATGCTGAAAAGTGATGTAAGATATCGTTTTGTGATCGATATGAAGTCTCTGTAA